The following proteins come from a genomic window of Macadamia integrifolia cultivar HAES 741 chromosome 14, SCU_Mint_v3, whole genome shotgun sequence:
- the LOC122061951 gene encoding acyl-lipid (9-3)-desaturase-like yields MTDAKMYVSTDELRNHNKPGDLWISIQGKVYDVSDWGKDHPGGDLPLLNLAGQDVTDAFVAYHPGSAWKLLDRFYVGHLKDYQVSEASKDYRKLVSEFSKLGLFEKKGHITFFSLCFMAMLFAVCIWGVIGSKNVWVHLGSGGLMGFLWIQSGWIGHDSGHYQIMTGRRLNRFTQVLAGNCLTGISIGWWKWNHNAHHIACNSLDFDPDLQHIPFFAVSPALFNSIRSCFYDRKMTFDPIARFLVSYQHWTFYPVMIFARFNLIAQSIFLLTSKRKVPNRAQEIVGMLVFWVWYPLLVSFLPSWGERLMYVLACLTVTATQHLQFTLNHFSTEVYVGPPCGNDWFEKQTMGTLDILCPSWMDWLHGGLQFQVEHHLFPRLPRCHFRKIAPIVRDLCKKHNLPYNSVTFLEANKKTLATLSTAALQARDLSNPVPRNLVWEAINTHG; encoded by the coding sequence atgACGGACGCCAAGATGTATGTTTCAACAGATGAGCTTAGAAACCATAACAAACCCGGAGATCTGTGGATCTCGATACAGGGGAAGGTCTATGATGTTTCAGATTGGGGTAAAGATCACCCAGGTGGTGATCTTCCGCTTTTAAATCTCGCAGGTCAGGATGTTACTGATGCTTTTGTTGCTTATCATCCTGGCTCTGCTTGGAAACTTCTTGATCGTTTCTATGTTGGGCATTTGAAAGATTATCAGGTTTCTGAGGCTTCTAAGGATTACAGAAAACTTGTTTCAGAGTTCTCTAAACTGggtttatttgaaaaaaaaggaCATATAACCTTCTTTTCGCTTTGTTTTATGGCAATGTTGTTTGCCGTTTGCATTTGGGGTGTGATAGGTTCTAAGAATGTGTGGGTTCATCTGGGATCTGGTGGGTTGATGGGGTTTCTTTGGATTCAGAGTGGATGGATCGGACACGACTCTGGGCATTACCAGATCATGACGGGGCGTCGTCTCAATCGATTTACGCAGGTTCTTGCAGGAAATTGTCTTACAGGTATCAGCATTGGGTGGTGGAAGTGGAACCACAATGCCCATCACATTGCCTGCAACAGTCTGGATTTCGATCCCGATCTTCAGCACATCCCCTTCTTTGCCGTATCTCCAGCGTTGTTTAACTCGATCAGGTCGTGCTTCTATGACAGGAAGATGACATTCGATCCAATCGCCAGATTTCTGGTGAGTTACCAGCATTGGACTTTCTACCCTGTTATGATCTTTGCTCGTTTTAATCTCATTGCCCAGTCGATATTTTTGTTAACATCTAAGAGAAAGGTCCCAAATAGAGCTCAGGAGATTGTTGGGATGTTGGTTTTCTGGGTCTGGTATCCTCTACTTGTTTCATTCCTTCCCAGTTGGGGGGAGAGGTTGATGTACGTGCTTGCATGCTTGACTGTTACTGCAACTCAACATCTTCAGTTTACCTTGAACCATTTCTCAACAGAAGTCTACGTAGGTCCACCGTGTGGAAATGACTGGTTTGAGAAACAGACGATGGGCACACTTGACATCTTATGCCCATCATGGATGGATTGGTTACATGGAGGATTACAGTTTCAGGTTGAACACCACTTGTTCCCCCGCTTACCTCGGTGTCATTTCAGGAAGATTGCTCCCATTGTGAGGGATCTTTGCAAGAAACACAATCTTCCTTACAACAGTGTTACATTCTTGGAAGCTAATAAGAAGACCCTTGCGACTCTTAGCACTGCTGCGTTGCAGGCTCGGGACCTCTCAAACCCTGTTCCTAGGAATTTGGTCTGGGAAGCAATTAACACTCATGGTTGA
- the LOC122061376 gene encoding G-type lectin S-receptor-like serine/threonine-protein kinase At5g24080 — translation MSSSTFLGLLFLVLVELASCLSNQIILGSRLLARDEQGLVSENRTFTFGFSKVGSQDQFQLAIWYAELPGDRTIVWSANRNSLVGKDATLELDNTGNLVLVDRRTTLWTSNTSNSGAQTAAILDSGNLVLYNSTLQVIWQSYSNPSDTLLPGQPLTVSSELSSAKSPSHGGYYTLKMLQQPTSLSLGLTFNLPEPKNSSFADLETLSNYSYWESPEISNVTGDVVAILDESGSFGMVYGQSSDGVVYVYKNDGDNGGLTGSFNQSGSSFRRLILEMNGNLRLYRWDNDLNGSRQWVPEWAAVSNPCDIAGVCGNGVCNLDATKTNATCTCLPGTSFVGSDQVCWYNSSLAGNCYKPHQNSTSQFKIATMAQTNYYFSDPSVIANYSDITTVSKCGDACLSDCECVASVYGLSEEKAYCWVLKSLEFGGFQDPSTTMFVKVGNNVSTIPGYGGRGSGGSSEKGSGSNHDKVLVLPIVLCTSLLVGLLCFLLYYSLHERRSLRNAFESSLKVSGAPLNISYRDLQSATNNFSQLLGTGGFGSVYKGTLGDGTLIAVKKLERFLPHGEKEFITEVNTIGSMHHMNLVRLCGFCSEGSHRLLVYEFMKNGSLDKWIFPSYNSEDRLLDWLTRFNIAISTAQGIAYFHEQCRDRIIHCDIKPENILLDENFCPKVSDFGLAKLMGREHSHVVTMIRGTRGYLAPEWVSNRPITVKADVYSYGMLLLEIVGGRRNLNISFDAEGFFYPGWAFKEMTNGTPMKVTDKRLGGNVVEEEFVRSLKVAFWCIQDEVGMRPSMGEVVKMLEGTVEINAPPMPQTVLELIEEGLDHVYRAIKRESNHCSSFTVTSQPSSHATCSYSTMSPR, via the exons ATGTCGTCTTCTACATTTCTGGGATTGCTCTTTCTTGTTCTGGTCGAGCTAGCGAGTTGTTTGTCTAACCAGATCATACTTGGTTCGAGACTGTTAGCTCGTGATGAACAAGGATTGGTTTCTGAAAATAGAACTTTCACATTTGGATTCAGTAAGGTTGGGTCGCAAGATCAGTTTCAACTGGCAATTTGGTACGCAGAGCTTCCTGGGGATCGAACCATTGTTTGGTCTGCTAATAG AAACTCACTGGTCGGAAAAGATGCAACCCTGGAGCTTGACAACACTGGAAATCTCGTCCTCGTCGACCGTAGAACCACCTTGTGGACTTCAAACACCTCCAACTCCGGAGCCCAGACGGCGGCGATCTTAGATTCCGGCAATCTCGTCCTCTACAACAGCACCCTCCAAGTCATTTGGCAAAGCTACTCAAACCCTTCTGATACACTTCTCCCTGGCCAACCATTAACGGTCTCCTCAGAGCTGTCCTCAGCAAAATCACCCTCACACGGAGGTTACTATACCCTTAAAATGCTTCAGCAACCCACTTCACTCAGCCTCGGATTGACATTCAATTTACCGGAACCAAAGAACTCATCCTTTGCTGATCTAGAGACTCTCAGCAACTACTCGTATTGGGAGAGCCCTGAGATATCAAATGTGACGGGAGATGTGGTTGCGATTCTGGACGAATCGGGAAGTTTTGGAATGGTTTATGGCCAATCTTCCGATGGGGTTGTGTATGTATACAAGAACGATGGTGATAATGGAGGGTTGACAGGATCGTTCAACCAATCAGGATCATCTTTTCGGCGTTTGATTCTTGAGATGAATGGAAATTTGCGTTTGTATCGATGGGATAATGATTTGAATGGGTCTCGCCAATGGGTTCCTGAGTGGGCTGCGGTGTCGAATCCCTGCGATATCGCTGGAGTTTGCGGGAATGGTGTTTGTAATTTGGACGCAACCAAGACCAATGCGACCTGTACATGCTTGCCTGGGACTTCCTTTGTAGGATCCGATCAAGTATGCTGGTATAATTCGTCTCTTGCAGGGAACTGCTATAAGCCTCATCAAAATTCGACCTCACAATTCAAGATCGCAACAATGGCTCAGACTAACTATTACTTCTCTGATCCTTCGGTGATTGCAAACTACAGTGATATCACAACAGTCTCCAAATGTGGTGATGCTTGTCTCTCGGATTGTGAGTGTGTTGCATCTGTGTATGGGCTCAGTGAAGAGAAGGCCTACTGTTGGGTTCTGAAGAGTCTGGAATTTGGGGGTTTCCAAGATCCAAGCACGACAATGTTTGTAAAAGTTGGAAATAATGTCTCGACAATACCAGgatatggaggtagagggtctGGAGGTTCATCAGAAAAAGGGTCTGGGAGTAACCACGACAAGGTTCTTGTTCTTCCAATAGTTCTCTGCACGTCTCTTCTCGTTGGATTGCTCTGTTTCTTGCTATATTATAGCCTCCATGAACGGAGATCCTTAAGGAATGCCTTTGAAAGTTCTTTGAAAGTGTCTGGTGCTCCATTGAATATCAGCTACCGAGATCTGCAGAGCGCAACCAATAATTTCTCTCAGTTGCTAGGAACAG GAGGGTTTGGATCTGTATACAAGGGAACCCTTGGAGATGGGACACTAATTGCAGTGAAGAAATTAGAAAGGTTTTTGCCACATGGGGAGAAGGAATTCATTACTGAAGTAAACACCATTGGTTCAATGCACCACATGAACTTGGTTCGATTGTGTGGATTCTGCTCTGAGGGGTCACACAG GCTTTTAGTGTATGAGTTTATGAAGAATGGTTCACTGGACAAATGGATATTTCCCTCGTATAACAGCGAAGACAGACTACTAGACTGGCTGACTCGTTTCAATATAGCCATCTCTACTGCCCAAGGAATTGCATATTTCCATGAGCAATGCCGGGATCGAATTATTCATTGTGACATCAAACCAGAGAATATACTCTTAGATGAAAATTTTTGCCCAAAAGTATCAGATTTTGGATTGGCCAAGTTGATGGGAAGGGAGCACTCTCATGTTGTCACCATGATTAGAGGCACCCGAGGCTACCTAGCCCCTGAGTGGGTCAGTAACCGCCCTATTACTGTCAAGGCTGATGTCTACAGCTATGGTATGCTTCTATTAGAGATTGTTGGTGGCCGGAGAAATCttaatatttcttttgatgCTGAGGGTTTCTTTTACCCTGGATGGGCATTTAAG GAGATGACGAATGGAACACCAATGAAAGTTACAGATAAACGATTAGGAGGAAATGTGGTAGAAGAAGAGTTTGTGAGGTCATTGAAGGTTGCCTTTTGGTGCATCCAAGATGAGGTGGGGATGAGACCTTCAATGGGAGAAGTGGTAAAGATGCTGGAAGGAACAGTTGAGATCAATGCTCCACCAATGCCTCAAACTGTATTAGAGTTGATTGAGGAAGGCCTGGATCATGTCTACAGAGCCATAAAAAGGGAATCAAATCATTGCAGCTCCTTCACTGTGACCAGCCAACCATCATCCCATGCTACTTGTAGTTATTCTACCATGTCACCAAGATAA